From a single Pempheris klunzingeri isolate RE-2024b chromosome 2, fPemKlu1.hap1, whole genome shotgun sequence genomic region:
- the LOC139217516 gene encoding probable nuclear hormone receptor HR38 has product MPCVQTQYASLPYDTYFSSEFLNSDLSAKLVMEISGQKDQLSTSSLPSINTLVGNGYMGEFDAYSCKITTSAPASTVSFSHATVAESCNPQMQSQAFKLDDLQVYGCYPGSFALSCLDETLSSCGSDYYGSPVYAAGSPSTPSFQTQSAPVWDSPFSPYPSAPPSSGADKAAMAQQFSFFSFSPTPEQHSPLGHHQDVQPGHDDPFFLSPHQHVSPLHCPPMSLEQGPMESPRIVEDPMTSPKAYNPGSSEGRCAVCGDNASCQHYGVRTCEGCKGFFKRTVQKNAKYVCLANKDCPVDKRRRNRCQFCRFQKCLAVGMVKEVVRTDSLKGRRGRLPSKPKTVGEASSTTPSVNIIGCLVRAHLDSNPTVGKLDYSKYQETTDNLKEKEDASDIQQFYDLLTGTLDVIRSWAETIPGFTDFCAEDQELLLESAFVELFILRLAYRSNPEKNKLIFCNGLVLHRLQCVHSFGDWIDSIMDFSQSLHRMNLDISLFACLAALVIITDRHGLKEPKRVEDFQNHLITCLREHVSGNGSEPNRTQPNYLSRLLGKLPELRTLCTQGLQRIFYLKLEDLVPPPPIVDKIFMDTLPF; this is encoded by the exons ATGCCCTGTGTGCAAACCCAGTATGCATCCCTGCCCTATGACACCTACTTCAGCTCTGAGTTCTTGAATTCTGACCTCAGTGCCAAACTGGTGATGGAGATCAGTGGCCAGAAGGACCAGCTGTCTACATCTTCGTTGCCCAGCATCAACACATTGGTGGGAAATGGCTACATGGGGGAGTTTGATGCTTATTCCTGCAAGATTACCACCTCTGCTCCCGCCTCTACAGTTTCATTCAGCCACGCCACGGTAGCTGAAAGCTGCAACCCTCAGATGCAGAGCCAGGCCTTCAAGCTGGATGATCTCCAGGTGTATGGCTGTTACCCAGGATCCTTTGCACTTAGCTGTCTCGATGAAACACTGTCGTCATGTGGCTCTGACTACTATGGCAGCCCCGTTTATGCCGCTGGTTCTCCTTCAACACCAAGCTTTCAGACCCAATCTGCGCCTGTCTGGGATTCACCTTTCAGCCCCTACCCCTCAGCGCCCCCCTCCTCTGGGGCTGATAAGGCCGCCATGGCCCAACagttctcctttttctccttcagccCCACACCAGAGCAGCACTCTCCTCTGGGGCATCATCAGGATGTTCAGCCCGGCCACGACGACCCTTTCTTCCTGTCTCCTCACCAGCATGTCTCTCCACTTCATTGTCCCCCCATGTCCCTGGAGCAGGGACCCATGGAAAGCCCCAGGATAGTTGAGGACCCCATGACGTCTCCTAAAGCCTACAACCCAGGATCCAGCGAGGGCCGCTGTGCAGTTTGTGGTGACAACGCTTCCTGCCAGCACTATGGAGTCCGCACCTGTGAGGGCTGCAAAGGTTTCTTTAAG CGAACTGTACAGAAAAATGCAAAGTATGTGTGCCTCGCCAATAAGGACTGTCCAGTggacaagaggaggagaaaccgCTGCCAGTTCTGCCGTTTCCAGAAATGTCTCGCAGTGGGAATGGTCAAAGAAG TTGTCCGCACTGACAGCCTCAAAGGTCGACGGGGTCGTCTCCCCTCCAAACCCAAGACTGTGGGCGAAGCTTCATCCACAACCCCCAGTGTCAACATCATAGGATGTCTTGTCAGGGCTCATTTGGACTCAAATCCAACCGTCGGAAAGCTTGACTACTCCAAG taCCAAGAGACAACAGACAAcctgaaagaaaaggaggatgCCAGTGACATCCAGCAGTTTTATGACCTGCTGACAGGTACTTTGGATGTAATAAGAAGCTGGGCTGAAACCATCCCAGGATTCACAGATTTCTGCGCAGAGGACCAGGAGCTGCTCCTTGAATCCGCATTTGTTGAGCTCTTTATTCTGCGACTCGCATACAG GTCGAACCCCGAGAAGAACAAGCTGATCTTCTGTAACGGTTTGGTCCTCCACCGACTGCAGTGTGTTCACAGTTTTGGTGACTGGATTGACTCCATCATGGATTTCTCCCAGAGCCTTCACCGCATGAACTTGGATATCTCCTTGTTTGCCTGCCTTGCAGCGCTAGTTATCATCACCG ATCGCCATGGCCTCAAAGAGCCCAAACGGGTCGAGGACTTTCAGAATCATCTCATCACTTGTTTAAGGGAACACGTGAGTGGAAACGGATCAGAACCGAATCGGACCCAGCCTAACTACCTTTCTCGTCTTCTGGGGAAACTCCCCGAACTGAGGACTCTATGCACACAGGGCCTGCAGCGCATCTTCTACTTGAAACTGGAGGACCTGGTGCCCCCTCCACCAATAGTGGATAAAATCTTTATGGATACTCTACccttctga